Genomic segment of Rhodothermales bacterium:
GGCGCGGAGCCGGATCGAGGACGCCGACTTCGCCAAGGAGCAGATGGAGATCGTGAAGCTCCAGATCCTCCAGCAGACCGGGCTCGCCACGCTGGCCCAGTCGAACTCGGCCTCGCAGTCGGTCCTCTCCCTCATCGGGTAACCCCCCCGCCTGAGTCCGAGCGGATAGCCGCCGCCCTCCCACTCGGGGGGCGGCGGTGCGCGTTTAAGGCCGCGAGCTAGGTACGCGGCAAAACAGGGAATCGTCATCTCGACCGAGCGAAGACACGTGTGTCGAAGCGAGCGGAGAGATCTCCCACGTCGAGCCAATTTGCGCGGTGGGAGATGGGCTTCGCCGACCCCGAAGGGACGCGTCCCTTCGGGGTTCCTCGACTTCGCTCGGGATGACAAGATCGAGATTTCGTCGTGTACTGAGGGCCGCGAGATAATCCGCGCTTGCTCGCTTAGTGCCGAGCCCCCCGCCCCGATAACCGCCCTAACCCCGGCACCGGCCTCGCGGAAAACGATGCCGACCGGAGGAAAGGGCTTCACCGCCCCGCCGCCCGATCCGCCGCTTTCCCCACCTCCGCTTCTTGGAACCAGACTTGCAGCGCGCCATGCATCCCAACGCCCACATGCGCCAGTACCAACACCAAGCCATCGCCACCGCCTCGCCCGAGCGGCTCGTGGTCAAGCTCTACGACCTCGGCATCGCGGCGTGCTACCGCGACGACCGGCCGAAGGTGCGCGCCGTCCTCGTCGAGCTGATGGCCGCGCTCAACCACGACCGCGGCGGCGAGATCGCCGGCCGGCTCCAGGTCCTCTACGAGTACTGCCTCAACGAGAGCGCGCTGGGCAACCTCGGCGTCGTCGCCGAACTCCTCGGCGGGCTCCGCGAGGCGTGGCAGGAAGGTGTCCTCTGCCGCCCTGCCGCCTAGCCCGCCCCCGCTAGCCCGATCCCGCGCCCATGCCCATCGCCGCGTTCAACGCCAACGACCCCTACGAGCAGCTCATCGCGCAGATCATCTCGATCGAGCGCCAGCCGCAGATCGCGATCCGGACGCGGCAAGAAAACCAGAAGGTCTTCAAGGCCGTCCTGACCGACTTCAACAGCACGCTCTCCGCGCTGAACGCCAGCATCGACCGGCTGAAGGACCCCATCTCCAACCCGTTCACCGCACGTGCGGCGACGGTCCCCGAGGGCGCCGGCTTCGGCGTCACGGCCTCCGACCGCGCCGCGACCGGCTCCCACACCGTCCAGGTCGAGCGCCTCGCCGCCACCGACACCCGGCTCTCGCAGCGGTTCGAGCGCGACGGCACCGGGCTCCGCTCGTTCTTCGACGCGAGCGGTGCCCAGACCTTCACGATCGAGGTCGCGAGCCCGACCGACGAGGAGCCCGAGCGGCGCGTCGGCATCGACGTCACCGTCGAGCCCGAGGGGACGACCGACGCCGATATCCTCGCTGAAGTCCGCACGGCCATCAACGACGCGATGAGCGCGGCCGCCGCCGACGGCACGATCCGGCCGGGCGATAAGGCCGGGGCATCGCTCGTCAACGAGACCTCCGACACCTCCCGGCTCACGCTCCGCAGCGGGGACACCGGCTTCGCGAGCCGCCTCACCTTCACCGATTCCGGGGACGGCCTCCTCAGCCTCCTCCAGCTCGACCGCGCCGCGCTCGCCGGGGACATCGGCGCCGGCGGGCAGGTCACGGCCGTCGGGACGAGCGAGACCGACTCCGCGCTCAACAGCGTCTTCAAGCTCGACGGCCTCACGCTCTACCGCAGCACCAACGAGGTCACCGACGCGCTCGACGGCCTCACCCTCTCGCTCGGCGCCGTCGGCGAGGCCGCAACGTTCAGCGTCGGCCCCGACAGCGACGCGATCGTGAAAGACGTCGAGGCCTTCATCAAGAAGTACAACGACGCCCACGCCTTCATCAAGCGGAAGTCGAACGTCGACCCCGACGCGGGTGCGCGCGGCGACTTCGCCGGCGACTCCGCCATCACGAGCCTCCGCTTCGGAATGCGGAACGACGCGCTCCGCACCGTCGGCAGCCAGCCCGAGGGTGCCCCCGCCCGCTTCGCCGACCTCGGCATCGAGATCAACGACGACGGGACGCTCAAGCTCGCCGACCGCGAGAAGCTGCTCACCGCCGTCGAGGCCAGCCCCGACGCCGTGCAGTCGTTCTTCGGAGCCGACGACGGCGTAGCGACGCGGCTCTCGGAGCGGATCGGCACCTTCCTCGGCACCGACGGCATCCTCAAGCGCCGGACGAAGACGATCGAGGACAAGATCGGCCGCTACGACAAGCAGATCACACGCTGGGAGGAGCGCCTCACGATGCGCGAGGACCAGCTCCGCATGCAGTACGCCCAGCTCCAGGAGTCGCTCGCTCTCCTCCAAGGCCAGCAGGATTCGCTCAACTCCTTCTTCTACTAAGCCGCGCTGCTCGATGCCTATCCCCGCCGTGCAAGCCATCCTCGCCTGCGGCGATGAGCTAGCCGCCGCCCTCGAAGCGAACGACTTCGACCGGGTCGCGGCCCTCGCAGCCGAGCGCGGTACGCTCGTCGCCACGCTCCTCGATGGCCCGCCGCTCGGGGCGCGCACCGAGGCGTCGGACGCCGTTGCCGCCGCGCTCGCAACGCAGCACCGCGCGCTTGCCGGGGCCCTCGCTGCCCACAGCGCCGAGGCCGCCGAGGCCCTGGGCTCCCTCGCCCAGCACCGCCGGGCGCAGACGACGTACGACGGCGGTGTGCCCGTCGCCCGCATCCTCGGGCCTGTCCACGGCTAACACGCCGATCGGCCGTACTTTTTTCTTCGCCCGACCACTTAGTACACTTCCGAACCTCCCGATAAAGAGACGGAGCCCCCTTTCCACCGTTCCGCCGTACAGGCCATGAGCATCCAACCCCTCCGCTCCGGTACCGCCCGCCTCGACCCGAAAGCCTCCGACGCTGCCGGTGAGGCCCGCCCGACGCCGCCCGTCGCCAAGACCTCCGACGCCGGCTCGGCCGCGCAGGACCGCATCGAGCTGTCCGACGCTGCCCGCGCCCGGACCAACGAGCCCCAGGACCCGGCCCTCGAGAGCGCCCGCGAGACCCTCCGCAGCCTGCCCGGCCTCGACCCCGAGCGCAAAGCGATCATCCTCGGCAAGCTGGAGGAGAACGCCTACGGTCAGCCGGACACCATCAAGCGCCTCGCCGAGCGTCTCCGCTCCGACCTCAACGGCCAGCCCCCCACCGAGTAGCGCGCCCCCAAACGGAACGGGGGCGGCCGGGTCGCGGCCGCCCCCGTAGGGCGTTTCCCGTAGAAGCTGAGCTCACATCGCGATGTTGAGCTCGGTGTGGCCTTCCTCGCGGTACTTCTTCAGCTTGTTGCGGATCGTACGGGCGCAGATCCCGAGCAGCTCGGCCGCCTCGCGCTGGTTGTTGTCCGTCTCCGCGAGCGCCTCGAGGATCATGTGGCGCTCCATCTCCTCGATCGTCAGGCGCGCCCCGTTGCTCCCCGTGAGCGAGAGGCCGACCGGCATCGCAGGGGTGGCCGCGTTCGAGAAGAACGTGTTCACCACGTCCTCCGGCTGAATGACCGTCGCGTCAGCGGCCATGACCACGCCGCGGTGGACCATGTTCTCCAGCTCGCGGACGTTGCCGGGCCAGTCGTAGCTCTCGAACCGGCGGAGGAGGCCCGCGTCGAGCGTCTTGAGCGGGAGCCCGTAGAGCGTGCAATACTTCTCGATGAACCGCTCGGCGAGGAGGGCCACGTCCGAGAGCCGCGCCCGCAGCGGGGGCAGCGTCAGCGGGAAGACGGCGAGGCGGTGGTAGAGGTCCTCGCGGAAGACGCCCTCGGCCACGGCCTCCTTCAGGTCCCGGTTGCTCGTCGCGATGATGCGGACGTCGGCCTTGCGCGGCTTCGGGTCGCCGACGCGCTGGAACTCCTGCTCCTGCAGCACGCGGAGGAGCTTGGCCTGGACCGCCGGATCGATCTCCGTCACCTCGTCCAGCAGCAGGGTGCCGCCCTGCGCCTGCTCGAACGCGCCGGTGACGTCTTCCACGGCCCCGGTGAACGACCCCTTCCGGTGCCCGAACAGGTGGCTCTCGACGAGCTCGCGCGGGAGGTTCGCGCAGTTCACTGCGACGAACGGGCCGTCGGCACGGTCGCTCTCCTCGTGGACGAGCCGGGAGATGACCTCCTTGCCCGTCCCGCTCTCGCCGTGGACGAAGACGGACGCTTTGCTCCGCGCCATCCGCGGGATCAGCCGGCGCAGCGCCTGGATGCTCTCGTGCTCGCCGACGAAGGGGACCCGCTTGCCCGATCCGGCGCGCCGTGCGCGCGTGGGGGCAGCGGAGGTGGCCGGCGTGGCCGTCGTCGACTCGGCGGGTGCCGCGGCGTCACGCCGGGCGAGGTGGTCGCGGACGCGCTCCAGCAGGGCCGAGGTCGAGAACGGTTTCGGGAGGTAGTCCACAGCGCCGTGCGCCATCGCCTGCACGGCGTGCTGGATGTTCGCATGCCCCGTGATCATCACGACGGCCACGTCCGGGTACTCCTCGCGGACGTGAGCGAGAAGCTCGAACCCGTTCATCTCGGGCATCTGGATGTCCGTGATCACGAGGTCCACGGGTTCCGCGGCGAGAACGCCGATCGCCTCGGCCCCGCTGTGGCAACTCGTGACGCGCATCCCGTGGCGCGTCAGCAGTCGGTCGAGGACCCCGTGCAGCAGTTGTTCATCGTCGACGACCAGGATGTGCGGCTGCTCCTTGTTAATCATGGGCTTAGAGTATATGTGTGGCAAAATAATGGCAGGACACGAACGATGGGGGGCCAACCCGAACATCTTCGACAGAGCACACCGAACATCTTCGACCGATCACAACCGCCAGAAAAACTAAGATTCGACGAATCCAATTACATCTGTCTCAATATAGGAATTCCGTTCCACTTGTGCCCGCCGCGCACCAAGCGTATCTCATGAAGGGGATAGCACCACTCGTCTCTATCCTTCACACATAACATGTAGTAACGCCAGGGAGCAAAAGAGTAAAGGTGATCCCCGGTGTCCGACCGGCCGCGTCGGCGGCGAGGCTCAGGTGCCCTTCGTGCGCGACGGCGATCCGCCGGGCGATCGAGAGCCCGATGCCGAGGTTCTGCGACTTCGTCGTAAAGAAGGGGTCGAAGACGCGCGGGCCGTGCTCGCCCAGGGAGCCCGGATTCCACACGTCGAAGCACACGGCCCCGGCTCCCGTGCGGCGGATCGACAGGCGCACGGGAGCCGCGTCGTCGCCCGCCTCGCGCGCGGCGTCGAGCGCGTTGTGGAGGAGGATGAGCAGGGCTTGCTGGAGCAGCACCGGATCGGCCGCCACCTCGCCCTCGTCCTCGACGACGAGCCGGACGCCGGCGCCTTGCTCGCCCAGCCCGAGGAGCACGCCCTCGGCCACGCGCCGCGCGTCCAGGCTGCGGAGCACCGGCGTGAGGCTGAAGCTGTAGCGCTGGAGATCGGCCAGCATTCCCTCGATGGCGGCGGCGCTCTCGATGATGCGCAGGGCCATCTCTCGTTCCTCGTACGTGCCGAGTTCGTCGGTCAGCATCTCGGTGTAGCACTGGATGCTGGTGAGCGGGCCGCGCAGGCGGTGGGCGAGGATGTGGGCGAGGTCGGCGACGGCCTGGTCCCGGTCGATGCCGGCTTCGAGCGCGGCGGGGAGGTGGGCGAGGGTCGGGGCAGGGGAGTGGTGGTCGGGCATAGTCGAGTCGAGGGGTGGCGCCACGGGCGGGGCGGTCATGTTTTTCCGGGGAGCGAGCGAGCGCGGCGGCAACTTTTTCCGGGGGCGGCCGGCGGCTCTTTCCTGAAACAGCCCTGACGTTCGCTACGGCTGTTTCCGCCCCCCGTGCAGGCGCACACGCGGTTGGTACGGGCACAGAGGGCATAAACCAGGCCCGAACCGGCCACGCCCGACATCGGGACCGGGCGCTCGTTCGCCCCGCCCGAGGCGGCATCGGCGGGGCGGCACGGTGGTTGACAGAGAGCCGATATCACTACGCGCCCTCCCCCTATGGATACGCCCAAGCTCTCCGTCCTCCGCCACGCCATGCAAGCGTACGCGATGCGGGCCCAGACGCTCGCCGACAACATCGCGAACCTCGAGACGCCCGGCTACCAGCGGGAGGCCGTCCGGTTCGAGGACGAGCTGCAGGCGCGGCGCCGGAGCACTCCCGCCCTCCGCAGCCCCGAGGACGTGCAGGCGCGGATCGACGTGGAGGAGGGGCCCGCCATGCTCGAAGACGAGCTGATGAGCCTCGCCGACACGCAGATGCGGACGCAGCTCACCGCGCGCGCCCTCCGCGAGCACTTCGACCTCCTCCGCACCGGCATCACCGGCCGCGCCGGCTAACCCCTGTCCCCATGCCGATCATCCGCAACACCCCATCCCTCTCCATCTTCCGCACCGCCGCCCGCGGGCTCGAAGCGCAGCGCCTCGCCCTCGGCGCGGCCACGGACAACATCGCGAATGCGACGTCGTCGCGCGCCGAGGACGGCGAGCCCTACGCCATCAAACGCGCCGTCCAGACCGCCGACTCCGCGCGCTCCCGCTTCGGCCGCACGCTCACCGAGGCCCAGACCCGCCTCCGCACGACGGACGAGCGCCACCTCCCCAACGGCCGCCTCACCGGCCGCTTCGGCGACGACGACCTCGGCCTCACGACGGACATCGCCGAGATCGACGCCGAGCGGCTCGAGTACGACCCCAACCACCCCCACGCCGACGCCGAGGGCTACGTCCACTACCCCGACGTGAACGTGGTCGAGGAGATGGCCCACATGATCTCGGCCAACCGCGTCTACGAAGCCAACCTCACGACCGTCCAGGCCGCGAAGGAGATGATCAAACGCACGCTCGAAATCTGATCCCGATGAAGATCCCGCACCACCGTCTCTCCGCCGCCGCGGCCTACGAGCGCGTCCAGACGCCGCCGGCCCCGTCGCCCGCCCGCCCCGCGGCGCCGCCCGCCGACGCCGCCCCGGCGAACGCGGCCGCCGCGACGAGCGCGCTCTCGGCCGACGAGCAGCAGATGATCGACCGCTACTTCCCGCCGCAGCCGAAGCTCGAGCTCCGCCTCTACGGCCCCGGCCGCGAGGCGCAAACCGTGAGCCCCGGCGCCGTCGGCGGCCGCCTCGACCTCAGCGCCTGACCGCCCCCCGCATCATGAACGTCTCCGAACTCCAGCGCCTCCAACGCCTCGCCCCCGCCGGCACCGACGGCTTCGCCCGCACGCCCTTCGGCGGCGGCGCGGCCGAGGGCACCGGCTTCGGCGACACCCTCGCGGGCGCCATCGACAAAGTGGACGCCTCGCAGAAGGTGGCCGACGAGCAGGTCGAGGCGTTCGTCGCGGGCGAGCAGGAGAACGTCCACGAAGTGATGATCTCGATGAACGAGGCCAAGCTCCACTTCCAGCTGATGACCGAGGTGCGCAACCGCATGCTCGAGACCTACCAGGAACTCATGCGGATGCAGGTCTGACGCTTGCCAGCCTGACGCCTCCGTAGCCCGCCCCGCCGCCGACCCCGCCCATGCCCTTCGTCCAGAACGCCCGCCAGTTCCTCGCCCGGCTCGCGCCGGGGCAGCAGGCTCTCCTCGCTCTCGTCCTCGTCGGCGGAATCGCCGTGCTCGGCGGCATCGCCTACTGGGCGAACCAGCCCGACTACGCCCTCCTCTTCGGTCGGCTCGAAGCGACTGATGCCAGCCGCGTCGTCGAGACGCTCCGCTCGGAGAACATCCCGTACAAGCTGGAGGAGAGCGGGACGGCCGTCTACGTCCCCCGCCAGCAGGTCTACGACCTCCGCCTCCGCTTCACCGGCGAGGGCCTCGTCTCCGACGGGCCCGTGGGCTACGAGCTCTTCGACGGCAACATGCTCGGGATGACGGACTTCATGCAGAAGCTGAACTACAAGCGCGCGCTCGAAGGCGAGCTCGCGCGGACGATCGCGGAGATGCGGCAGGTGGCCCAGGCCCGCGTCCACCTCGTCCTCCCCGAGCGCAGCCCCTTCCGCGACCAGCAGACGAAGCCGAGCGCGAGCGTCGTCCTCCAGCTCGGCGGCAGCGGCTCGCTCGACCGAGGCCAGGTCGAGGGCGTCGCCTCGCTCGTCGCCGGCGCCATCGAGGGCATGGCCGTCGCCGACGTGACCGTCCTCGACACGCGCGGCACGCTCCTCTCCAACCCCGACGCCGGCAACGCCGACCTCACGCTCACCTCGAACCAGCTCCGCACGCAGCGCGCCGTCGAGGGCCACCTCACCGAGAGCGGGCAGTCCATGCTCGACCGGGTGCTCGGGCCGGGCAAGGCCGTCGTCCGCATCGCCGCATCGCTCGACTTCAGCCGGAACGTGCAGGAGACCGAGGCCATCGACCCCGAGAGCGCCACGGTCATCAGCGAGGAGCGGCTCGAAGAGAACGCCGAGTTCGACAACTCGAACTCCACCGTCCGCAACTACGAGCTGTCACGGACGCGGGCGCGCTCGGAGAAGAGCGTCGGCGACATTCGCACCCTCACCATCTCCGTCATCCTCGACCACAAGCGGAACCCGATCCAGCCCGCCGCCGACACCGACGAGCCCGCGGCCGAGCCCGTCCCGTATACCGATCAAGAGCTGCGCGAGATCGAGGCCCTCGTCAAGAACGCCGTCGGGTTCAACCCCGAGCGCGGCGACCGCTTCGCCATCCACCAGGCCCAGTTCGACACGTCGATCGACGACCAGATCGTCGAGGAGCTGCGCGGGCACGAGAACGCCGAGCGGCTCCAGCTCTACCTCCGCTACGGGCTGATGGTGCTCGCGCTCCTCCTCGCGGCGTGGCTCATCCGCTCCGCCGTCCACCGCGTCTCCGACGCCGCCGCCTCCGACGACCCGCTCCAGCTCAAGCGGACCGACGCCGCGCCCGTCCTCGGCCGCCACACGGCCGGTGCCCTCGCCGCCCAGTCGGCCCCTGCCCTGCCCGCCCCCGCCGAGCCCACCTTCGACGCCGACGACTTCTACACGAGCAAGCTCTCCGGCGAGGCGAAGGCCCGCCTGAAGGCGAAGGAGAAGATGTACGAGGAGACCAAGCAGCAGGTCATCAGCCAGCCCGAGGAGACGGCTGAGCTCCTCCGCGCCTGGCTCGTGCAGGACCAACCCGTCGCCGCCAACTAGCCCCCGCCATGACGCCGCCCCCCGCCCCGCCCGCTGCCCCGCCGCCCGCGCTCGAACCGGCGCAGCTCGATCCTGCCTCGCTGAGCGGTGCCCAGCGCTCCGCCGTCCTCCTCATCGCCCTCGGCGTGGAGGCCGCCAGCAAAGTGCTCCCCCTCCTCCCCGACGCCGACGTCGAGCGGATCTCCGTCGAGATCGCTCGCTTCCGCAACGTCTCCAGCGAGGTCGTGGAAGCCGTGCTGATGACGTACCGCGACG
This window contains:
- a CDS encoding ATP-binding protein, which codes for MPDHHSPAPTLAHLPAALEAGIDRDQAVADLAHILAHRLRGPLTSIQCYTEMLTDELGTYEEREMALRIIESAAAIEGMLADLQRYSFSLTPVLRSLDARRVAEGVLLGLGEQGAGVRLVVEDEGEVAADPVLLQQALLILLHNALDAAREAGDDAAPVRLSIRRTGAGAVCFDVWNPGSLGEHGPRVFDPFFTTKSQNLGIGLSIARRIAVAHEGHLSLAADAAGRTPGITFTLLLPGVTTCYV
- a CDS encoding flagellar basal body protein encodes the protein MDTPKLSVLRHAMQAYAMRAQTLADNIANLETPGYQREAVRFEDELQARRRSTPALRSPEDVQARIDVEEGPAMLEDELMSLADTQMRTQLTARALREHFDLLRTGITGRAG
- the flgC gene encoding flagellar basal body rod protein FlgC is translated as MPIIRNTPSLSIFRTAARGLEAQRLALGAATDNIANATSSRAEDGEPYAIKRAVQTADSARSRFGRTLTEAQTRLRTTDERHLPNGRLTGRFGDDDLGLTTDIAEIDAERLEYDPNHPHADAEGYVHYPDVNVVEEMAHMISANRVYEANLTTVQAAKEMIKRTLEI
- the fliE gene encoding flagellar hook-basal body complex protein FliE, with amino-acid sequence MNVSELQRLQRLAPAGTDGFARTPFGGGAAEGTGFGDTLAGAIDKVDASQKVADEQVEAFVAGEQENVHEVMISMNEAKLHFQLMTEVRNRMLETYQELMRMQV
- a CDS encoding flagellin; the encoded protein is MEDADFAKEQMEIVKLQILQQTGLATLAQSNSASQSVLSLIG
- a CDS encoding sigma-54 dependent transcriptional regulator, which gives rise to MINKEQPHILVVDDEQLLHGVLDRLLTRHGMRVTSCHSGAEAIGVLAAEPVDLVITDIQMPEMNGFELLAHVREEYPDVAVVMITGHANIQHAVQAMAHGAVDYLPKPFSTSALLERVRDHLARRDAAAPAESTTATPATSAAPTRARRAGSGKRVPFVGEHESIQALRRLIPRMARSKASVFVHGESGTGKEVISRLVHEESDRADGPFVAVNCANLPRELVESHLFGHRKGSFTGAVEDVTGAFEQAQGGTLLLDEVTEIDPAVQAKLLRVLQEQEFQRVGDPKPRKADVRIIATSNRDLKEAVAEGVFREDLYHRLAVFPLTLPPLRARLSDVALLAERFIEKYCTLYGLPLKTLDAGLLRRFESYDWPGNVRELENMVHRGVVMAADATVIQPEDVVNTFFSNAATPAMPVGLSLTGSNGARLTIEEMERHMILEALAETDNNQREAAELLGICARTIRNKLKKYREEGHTELNIAM
- the fliD gene encoding flagellar filament capping protein FliD: MPIAAFNANDPYEQLIAQIISIERQPQIAIRTRQENQKVFKAVLTDFNSTLSALNASIDRLKDPISNPFTARAATVPEGAGFGVTASDRAATGSHTVQVERLAATDTRLSQRFERDGTGLRSFFDASGAQTFTIEVASPTDEEPERRVGIDVTVEPEGTTDADILAEVRTAINDAMSAAAADGTIRPGDKAGASLVNETSDTSRLTLRSGDTGFASRLTFTDSGDGLLSLLQLDRAALAGDIGAGGQVTAVGTSETDSALNSVFKLDGLTLYRSTNEVTDALDGLTLSLGAVGEAATFSVGPDSDAIVKDVEAFIKKYNDAHAFIKRKSNVDPDAGARGDFAGDSAITSLRFGMRNDALRTVGSQPEGAPARFADLGIEINDDGTLKLADREKLLTAVEASPDAVQSFFGADDGVATRLSERIGTFLGTDGILKRRTKTIEDKIGRYDKQITRWEERLTMREDQLRMQYAQLQESLALLQGQQDSLNSFFY
- a CDS encoding flagellar export chaperone FliS; its protein translation is MRQYQHQAIATASPERLVVKLYDLGIAACYRDDRPKVRAVLVELMAALNHDRGGEIAGRLQVLYEYCLNESALGNLGVVAELLGGLREAWQEGVLCRPAA
- the fliF gene encoding flagellar basal-body MS-ring/collar protein FliF; this encodes MPFVQNARQFLARLAPGQQALLALVLVGGIAVLGGIAYWANQPDYALLFGRLEATDASRVVETLRSENIPYKLEESGTAVYVPRQQVYDLRLRFTGEGLVSDGPVGYELFDGNMLGMTDFMQKLNYKRALEGELARTIAEMRQVAQARVHLVLPERSPFRDQQTKPSASVVLQLGGSGSLDRGQVEGVASLVAGAIEGMAVADVTVLDTRGTLLSNPDAGNADLTLTSNQLRTQRAVEGHLTESGQSMLDRVLGPGKAVVRIAASLDFSRNVQETEAIDPESATVISEERLEENAEFDNSNSTVRNYELSRTRARSEKSVGDIRTLTISVILDHKRNPIQPAADTDEPAAEPVPYTDQELREIEALVKNAVGFNPERGDRFAIHQAQFDTSIDDQIVEELRGHENAERLQLYLRYGLMVLALLLAAWLIRSAVHRVSDAAASDDPLQLKRTDAAPVLGRHTAGALAAQSAPALPAPAEPTFDADDFYTSKLSGEAKARLKAKEKMYEETKQQVISQPEETAELLRAWLVQDQPVAAN